TGAACCCAGTCTTGGGCGAGCCCAAAGAGAATCAGAAGAAGGACATAACCGAACAGGCCAGTGATAAGGACGGGCCGTCGGCCGCGTGTGTCCGAGACCCCGCCCCAATACCGGGCGAGAAGTGTTCGTGTGCCCATGAAGGCGGCCATCATCACGCCCAATATGACGGAGAACTCGGCCACCACTTCGCCGGGGACCACATAGCCGGGACCGGGGGGTTGCGTGAGTCCGCCTTCGAGCGCAATCAGGTAGAACGCCATTGAGGGAGCAATTATGCCAAAGCCCAACATGATGAGCATGGCGTCCAAACAGATCACGATTACGCGGGCATTCGTGTAGAGAGGTGAGTTCTGTGAGTCGACCTCTTTCATGAAACAACCAACCACTGAGCGCACTTCATGACCGACTATTATCTGTGAGCGTTGCAACCAGCAGTTCCCATGGAAGAGTTTATCACTGGTCCATCGAGCAAACCAGTAATTCCCGTCTGGCGATACGAGCCCAGATTGAATGCGACAAGAGAGTAACTACGGTGCCCAACCCAGCAAACCCATTGATAGTGCAGTCGGACAAGTCAGTCTTGCTGGAGGTAGACAACCCTCTATATGAGGAGGTCAGGGATTCTCTTGCCCGTTTCGCAGAGCTGGTGAAGAGCCCCGAGTACATTCACACATACCGAGTGACACCCCTCTCGCTTTGGAACGCTGCCGCCATGGGCATGAAACCACGAGAGGTGATTGACACACTCGAGCGCTATGCCAAGTATCCAGTGCCGTCGAACATAGCACGAGAGATTGTCGACTACATGAGTAGGTATGGACAGGTCTCGCTCAGGAAGGAGGGCTCGTTTCTGCTATTGGAATGCGAGGACAGCGACATCGCAGAGGAGATCTGGGCAAACACCAAGACAAGAGAACTCATCATGGAGCGGGTTGACGATACCTCATTCCTAGTCGACCCTGCACGACGTGGCTTCATCAAGCACGCACTCATTGAGATTGGGCACCCCGTAGAGGACCTGGCCGGGTATGTCGAGGGTGAAGCTCTCAGCTTCGAGATGCGGCAGAAGACTCTGAGAGGGAAGAACTTCGCCCTCAGGAAGTATCAGGAAGAAGCAGTAGCGGTCTTTCACGCCGCAGGCGATGTGACTGGAGGGTCGGGTGTGGTAGTGCTACCATGCGGCGCCGGAAAGACCATGGTAGGAATCGGTGTGATGCACAGACTTCAGACGTCCACACTGATACTGTGTCCTAACGTCGTGGCAGTACGTCAGTGGATAGCCGAACTGCTGGACAAGACCACTCTGAAACCCGAGCAGATTGGCGAGTACACCGGTGATGCCAAGACGATACGCCCGGTAACAGCAGCAACCTACCAGATACTGACGCATCGGAAGTCCAAAGAGGATGAGTTTGAGCACTTCAGGATCTTTGAGGCTAGGAACTGGGGACTGATAATCTATGATGAGGTCCACCTGTTGCCAGCGCCTGTGTTCCGCATCACCGCACAGATACAGGCCACTCGCAGGCTGGGTCTCACGGCCACCTTGGTCAGAGAGGACGGGCAGGAGGAAGACGTGTTCAGTCTCATAGGTCCCAAGAGATACGACATGCCATGGAAGCAGTTGGAAGACCAGGGATGGATTGCCACTGCGGTCTGCTACGAGATTCGAATTGATTTGCCCAACGGGCTCAAGCGAAAGTACGCGGTCTCGGAGGACCGGGCAAAGTACAGGATAGCTGCGGAGAACCCGGACAAGATCGCCATCCTCAGGGACATTGTGCAGTACCACCGAGGGGACAACATCCTGATTATTGGCATGTACCTTGACCAGCTCAAGACGATTGCCGATGAGCTGAATGCCCCCCTGATAACAGGGAAGACAAGTAATGCTGACCGAGATGTA
The nucleotide sequence above comes from Candidatus Thorarchaeota archaeon. Encoded proteins:
- a CDS encoding DEAD/DEAH box helicase, which gives rise to MPNPANPLIVQSDKSVLLEVDNPLYEEVRDSLARFAELVKSPEYIHTYRVTPLSLWNAAAMGMKPREVIDTLERYAKYPVPSNIAREIVDYMSRYGQVSLRKEGSFLLLECEDSDIAEEIWANTKTRELIMERVDDTSFLVDPARRGFIKHALIEIGHPVEDLAGYVEGEALSFEMRQKTLRGKNFALRKYQEEAVAVFHAAGDVTGGSGVVVLPCGAGKTMVGIGVMHRLQTSTLILCPNVVAVRQWIAELLDKTTLKPEQIGEYTGDAKTIRPVTAATYQILTHRKSKEDEFEHFRIFEARNWGLIIYDEVHLLPAPVFRITAQIQATRRLGLTATLVREDGQEEDVFSLIGPKRYDMPWKQLEDQGWIATAVCYEIRIDLPNGLKRKYAVSEDRAKYRIAAENPDKIAILRDIVQYHRGDNILIIGMYLDQLKTIADELNAPLITGKTSNADRDVLYKEFREGRLKVLVVSKVANFALDLPDANVAIQVSGTFGSRQEEAQRLGRILRPKSDGSVARFYSIVTKDTRDMDFAGKRQLFLTEQGYQYVIASGSEKIWERPPDSFFQQ